DNA sequence from the Penicillium psychrofluorescens genome assembly, chromosome: 3 genome:
TCTGACAGCGGTCCCACTGGTACATCGGCCTTTCCCAGCacgtcttctttctccattcAGTCGAACACCTACCAAAATACCTCTTTTGCTCCTCCCCCGTCGGCTGGAATGACACCTTCTGTCAGTTCCCTGCCGCCCCCCACGCCAGAAAGTACAACTAGCGGGGAATGGGCCATGCCGAATATCCTCGATCGAGCAGCAGAGTACATTCACCCTCCACTGTGGAGTTGACAGTAAATAATCTTGTTTTACTTTTAATCTTTCTTCTGATTCCGCTTCAGCATGGCGCTGGACTAGTATTGGCGTATATCGATGGTACCTTGCTCTGGAGAATGCCTAAGGTGTTCATGGTTGTTTAACTCCATTTCGTTTGTGTCTATTCACCCGTGAATTACAGTTTATCTGCATGCTTCAGCACGAATCATTATTTGTTTCAACCGAGGCCCCATTTGACTATATTCTTAGGTAGTCCACCTGCCTCTAGGCGCTTTTCTTCAGAGAATGTGTTGTAGTCCAGAGAAACAATATCCCTGCCATTCAACATTCTACAAGTTGCGCGCTGGCAGGATCTCTCCCGAACACATGCCAAACCCAACCCCATCGCCCGACAGCCCTGCCATAGCGCTCATTCGAACCACATCCCCATCCTGCAAGTACTGCCTCGCCAAGCCATCCCTAAGTGGAAGCGGCTCTTTCCCAGCCTTGGTCGCTTCCAGCAAGCAGCCTAAACTCCTACCATTCTCGCCACTAACAGTCCCGGTGCCCAGAATATCACCAGTCTGCAGATCGGCGCCAGAGCTGGCTAAATGAGCAGCCATCTGACGACCGCTCCAATACAGATCCGTGGTCTTGGATTCGCTGATTAAATTATCCTGGTCTCCAACGAGTATATGCACCTTTAAATTTATGTCATAGCTGGAAAGGGTTACGTCTTCCAAGTGATTTGCGAGAGCGACCTTGTGCTCAGTACCAGGAACCCTAAAGGGCTCAAGCGCCTCCAATGTGACGATCCAGGGAGAAATGGTCGTAGCGAAGGACTTGCCGTTTAATGGTCCGAGAGGGACCATCTCGCAGCCTTGAACATCGCGCGCTAGACACGATCGGTCAGCAACCTGCATCAACTAAGGAATATCGGGAAAAAGTTGCCAACGTACCACTCCAATCATTCAAAATAACCATGCCAAATATATGCTCCTCAGCATCCTTCGCATTCAAGCCCTGAAGTCGTGGAACACTCTTGCCGA
Encoded proteins:
- a CDS encoding uncharacterized protein (ID:PFLUO_005689-T1.cds;~source:funannotate), which codes for MVGHQHYDDHFSINNIPFGVGSSVNHPVPQCVTRLERTIIFLGVLQQSGAFSKVSGLPVGIFEKSTLNEYAALSKDIQHEVRKLLQSCLTGDLPPNSTENVEDVTMNMPVSIGGFTDFSCSLHHVKNAGRAILNDDTPPPGFFNFPIGYTGRASTIVVSGTPIVRPQGHFYDRTASTETKPIIFGPSRALDYELELGFVVGKSVPRLQGLNAKDAEEHIFGMVILNDWSARDVQGCEMVPLGPLNGKSFATTISPWIVTLEALEPFRVPGTEHKVALANHLEDVTLSSYDINLKVHILVGDQDNLISESKTTDLYWSGRQMAAHLASSGADLQTGDILGTGTVSGENGRSLGCLLEATKAGKEPLPLRDGLARQYLQDGDVVRMSAMAGLSGDGVGFGMCSGEILPARNL